A single genomic interval of Lentimicrobium saccharophilum harbors:
- the trkA gene encoding Trk system potassium transporter TrkA, which translates to MNIIIAGDGEVGFHLAKMLSGENHNITIVDPHQELLKMIETHTDLMTITGDSTSISVLEQANVRRADLLISVVHDEKINITTCVLGKKLGARRTIARINNTEYLTIENREIMRSLGIDAMVCPERIAAKEIVKLLGQTAATEIFDFSEGRLSLFLIKLDEKALVLNKTLNQVAHENPRLDFRAIAIHRNNKTIIPKGDDVFKLNDLAYVITKPDGVDSLLRLGGKQKQEIRNVMIVGGGRIGRKTARRIERDMNVKLIEIDKERCLNLIDQLEHTLIINADARDIDLLEDEGIRNMDAFIAVTNDYETNILTCLLAQRFGVKRVIPLVENIDYIGISQSIGIETIINKKLITASYIVRFTMDAEVTSIKCLSGIDAEVLEFVVKPGAYVTRRPIKKIDIPKGCIIGGIVRGMQSFIAVGDFQIQEGDKVVIFALPEAISKVQALFN; encoded by the coding sequence ATGAACATTATCATAGCCGGAGACGGGGAAGTCGGGTTCCACCTGGCCAAAATGCTTTCCGGCGAAAACCATAACATCACCATCGTAGATCCGCATCAGGAGCTGCTGAAGATGATTGAAACGCATACCGACCTGATGACCATCACCGGGGATTCCACTTCCATCAGTGTGCTGGAGCAGGCCAATGTGCGCCGTGCCGACCTGCTGATTTCGGTGGTTCACGACGAAAAAATCAACATCACCACCTGTGTGTTGGGCAAAAAACTGGGCGCCCGCCGGACGATCGCCCGCATCAACAACACGGAGTATCTGACCATCGAGAACCGTGAAATCATGCGCTCACTGGGGATAGATGCCATGGTTTGTCCCGAGCGGATCGCTGCCAAAGAGATCGTGAAGCTCCTCGGGCAGACCGCGGCCACCGAAATCTTCGACTTTTCCGAAGGCCGCCTGTCGCTCTTTCTTATCAAACTGGATGAAAAAGCCCTGGTGCTGAACAAGACCCTCAACCAGGTTGCCCATGAAAATCCCCGCCTCGATTTCAGGGCGATTGCCATACACCGGAATAATAAAACCATCATCCCGAAAGGGGATGATGTATTTAAACTAAATGACCTGGCCTATGTGATCACCAAACCCGACGGGGTGGACTCCCTGCTCAGGCTTGGCGGCAAACAGAAACAGGAGATCCGCAATGTGATGATTGTCGGTGGGGGCCGCATCGGCCGGAAAACCGCTCGCCGCATCGAACGCGACATGAATGTGAAGCTGATCGAAATCGACAAGGAACGCTGCCTGAACCTGATCGACCAGCTGGAACACACCCTGATCATCAATGCAGATGCGCGCGACATCGACCTGCTCGAAGATGAAGGTATCCGCAATATGGACGCCTTTATCGCGGTGACCAACGACTATGAGACCAACATCCTGACCTGCCTGCTGGCCCAGCGTTTCGGCGTAAAGCGCGTGATCCCGCTGGTGGAGAACATCGACTACATCGGCATATCGCAGAGCATCGGCATAGAAACCATCATCAACAAAAAGCTGATCACGGCTTCGTACATCGTACGCTTTACCATGGATGCCGAGGTTACAAGCATCAAATGCCTCAGCGGTATCGACGCCGAGGTGCTCGAGTTTGTCGTTAAGCCGGGAGCCTATGTCACCCGCCGCCCCATCAAAAAAATCGATATCCCGAAAGGATGTATCATCGGCGGAATCGTCAGGGGGATGCAGAGTTTCATTGCAGTAGGCGATTTCCAGATACAGGAAGGCGATAAGGTGGTGATTTTTGCCCTTCCGGAAGCCATCAGCAAAGTTCAGGCCCTGTTTAATTAA
- a CDS encoding MATE family efflux transporter — translation MSQRLPSYRKIWDISLPIILSLVAQNVVNVTDTAFLGRVGEVELGAAALAGLFYISLFMLVFGFGIGAQILIARRNGEKNYADIGRITDNSLYFLTFLGLLLFLVIKFFSPYMLRPMIASDAVYSASLDFLQYRIYGLFFAFANVLLRSFYIGTTNTRVLTYNALIMAGVNVLLDYVLIFGHLGFPAMGIKGAAIASVIAELASAIFFFTYTFHRVNLHHYNLFRFGRFDWKVVRTTLEISVFVMLQYFLSLAGWFVFFMIIEKMGERPLAISNIIRSAYIVLMIPVFAFGSTTNSLVSNVIGQGRPDYVIPLIKKVALMNFILIGSVVLVSAFIPRILISVYTSDPELISQTIPSFYVVMSALLLFSFSSILFNGVSGTANTATALLIEFATIAVYLIVAWVLAVRMNLEIELVWTSEYIYFMVLSLLSFLYLKSGKWRKKLI, via the coding sequence ATGAGTCAACGCCTGCCTTCGTACCGGAAAATATGGGATATCTCCCTTCCCATCATACTGAGCCTGGTTGCCCAGAATGTGGTAAATGTTACCGATACGGCTTTCCTTGGACGGGTTGGAGAAGTGGAACTGGGCGCTGCAGCGCTTGCCGGTCTTTTCTATATCTCACTCTTCATGCTGGTGTTTGGGTTTGGCATCGGGGCGCAGATTCTGATTGCCCGCCGTAACGGAGAAAAAAACTATGCCGATATCGGAAGAATTACCGACAACAGCCTGTATTTCCTGACTTTTCTCGGACTACTGCTTTTCCTGGTCATCAAATTTTTCTCTCCGTATATGCTGCGGCCGATGATTGCTTCCGACGCCGTTTACAGCGCCAGTCTCGACTTCCTGCAATACCGGATCTACGGACTGTTTTTTGCTTTTGCAAACGTACTGCTGCGCTCCTTCTACATCGGAACAACCAATACCCGTGTGCTCACCTACAATGCCCTGATTATGGCAGGGGTTAATGTTCTGCTTGATTATGTGCTTATTTTCGGCCACCTCGGCTTTCCGGCCATGGGCATCAAAGGTGCTGCCATCGCTTCAGTAATTGCAGAACTCGCCTCTGCCATCTTTTTCTTTACCTATACCTTCCACCGGGTAAACCTGCATCACTACAATCTCTTCCGGTTTGGACGGTTCGACTGGAAAGTGGTCCGCACCACCCTCGAAATTTCCGTATTTGTCATGCTGCAGTATTTTCTCTCCCTTGCCGGATGGTTTGTATTCTTTATGATTATTGAGAAGATGGGAGAACGCCCGCTGGCTATTTCAAATATTATCCGGAGCGCTTACATCGTGCTAATGATCCCGGTTTTTGCCTTCGGATCAACTACCAACTCCCTGGTCAGCAACGTAATAGGCCAGGGCAGACCCGATTATGTGATTCCCCTGATTAAAAAAGTTGCCCTGATGAATTTCATACTGATCGGAAGTGTAGTGCTGGTTTCTGCATTTATTCCACGGATTCTGATATCTGTTTACACCTCCGACCCGGAACTGATCTCCCAGACCATCCCGTCATTTTATGTTGTCATGTCAGCCCTCCTGCTGTTTTCGTTTTCCAGTATCCTTTTCAACGGTGTCAGCGGAACTGCCAATACTGCTACTGCCCTGCTGATAGAATTCGCTACCATTGCCGTTTACCTGATTGTTGCATGGGTACTTGCTGTAAGGATGAATCTTGAGATTGAACTGGTATGGACCAGCGAATATATTTACTTCATGGTGCTTTCATTGCTTTCATTCCTCTACCTGAAATCGGGGAAATGGCGAAAAAAGTTGATTTAG
- a CDS encoding TrkH family potassium uptake protein, which translates to MAAKSRINLNAIMKITGLLMVIEGLFMLSSLGFSAWYDPYCLDHLRLFDPAHDFLPLLVSGSGIGLVGLILWSFNKKLDQNSIGKREGYIIVSLTWVIISFFGAIPFILSGVTTSYTDAFFETMSGFTTTGATIFTDIEALPKGILFWRSMTHWIGGMGIIVLSLAILPILGIGGMQLFVAEVPGLTPDKLHPRITQTAKRLWIIYVALTLVQTILLMLGGMNLFESLCHAFGTMATGGFGTRNDSIAGFSPYIQYVIIIFMYLAGISFTLHYFTIKRQFSKVFRNEELRVYTMLLITATVIIAAALFYTQHLGPGKAFRDALFQVVSIVTTTGFITSDYLLWPFFTWLLLFLLMFTGGCAGSTGGGIKIVRIILLFKNSRMELKRIVHPQALLPVRLNGKSISQQIIFNVLAFFLIYIIIFAFGSLVMSAMGMEFESAVGAVAASLGNIGPGLGTVGPVLNYSTVPMAGKWVLAFLMLLGRLELFTVLILFSASFWKK; encoded by the coding sequence ATGGCCGCCAAAAGCAGGATCAACCTGAATGCCATTATGAAGATCACCGGATTGCTGATGGTGATTGAAGGATTGTTTATGCTCAGCAGCCTGGGATTTTCGGCCTGGTATGATCCTTACTGTCTGGACCACCTCCGCCTGTTTGATCCCGCGCACGATTTTCTGCCACTGTTGGTTTCTGGCAGCGGAATAGGGCTGGTGGGACTAATACTCTGGTCTTTCAATAAAAAACTTGACCAGAACTCAATCGGTAAACGCGAGGGGTACATCATTGTATCGCTCACCTGGGTTATTATTTCATTTTTCGGAGCCATTCCCTTTATTCTGAGCGGCGTTACCACCAGCTATACTGACGCGTTTTTCGAAACCATGTCAGGATTTACCACTACAGGGGCAACCATTTTCACCGATATAGAAGCACTCCCCAAAGGCATTCTTTTCTGGAGAAGCATGACCCACTGGATAGGGGGCATGGGAATCATAGTTTTATCCCTCGCCATCCTTCCCATCCTGGGTATAGGAGGTATGCAGCTCTTCGTAGCAGAGGTTCCCGGTCTTACGCCCGACAAGCTGCACCCGCGCATTACCCAAACAGCCAAACGCCTGTGGATCATTTACGTGGCACTAACACTTGTACAGACTATATTGCTGATGCTGGGCGGAATGAATTTATTTGAAAGTCTTTGTCATGCATTTGGCACCATGGCAACCGGGGGATTCGGCACGCGGAATGATTCGATTGCCGGCTTTTCACCTTACATTCAGTACGTAATTATTATATTCATGTACCTTGCGGGAATATCTTTTACCCTGCACTACTTCACCATAAAACGACAGTTCTCAAAGGTATTCCGAAACGAAGAACTGCGGGTGTATACCATGTTGCTGATCACCGCAACGGTAATCATCGCAGCAGCGCTTTTTTACACGCAACACCTCGGGCCCGGCAAAGCTTTCCGCGATGCCCTTTTCCAGGTAGTATCCATAGTTACCACCACCGGATTTATCACCAGTGATTACCTCCTCTGGCCATTCTTCACCTGGTTGCTGCTCTTCCTGCTGATGTTTACCGGGGGCTGTGCCGGATCCACCGGTGGAGGCATTAAAATTGTACGAATCATCCTGCTTTTTAAAAACAGCCGGATGGAACTAAAGCGCATTGTGCATCCGCAGGCTTTGCTGCCCGTGCGCCTGAACGGAAAATCCATCTCACAGCAGATCATATTCAATGTGCTGGCTTTTTTCCTGATCTACATCATCATATTCGCCTTCGGCTCATTGGTGATGTCAGCGATGGGAATGGAGTTCGAATCTGCTGTTGGCGCTGTTGCCGCCAGCCTGGGCAATATCGGCCCCGGCCTTGGCACTGTCGGTCCTGTCCTGAATTACAGTACTGTCCCCATGGCCGGCAAATGGGTGCTCGCTTTTCTGATGTTGCTGGGTCGTCTGGAACTGTTTACGGTATTGATCCTCTTCTCCGCCTCTTTCTGGAAAAAATAG